TGAGTAAAGCACTATGATCACGCGACTCTTTTTGATTTTTATTCTCCCCGCCTGTCTGATCGGTGCTGCCGTTATCCACACACCACAGGCTCCAAAACCGCAGCAATACCACCTTCTAAAAGTGAGCGCTGAGGGAAAAGTAATGGATACCTGGGAGGGCCCCTGGTCCTGTGTCTGCGATAGCCGCAGTGGTCTGCTGTGGGAGGTCAAGACAGATAGTGAGGACATTCACGATGGACGTTGGACTTATTCGCGACTATTAAACAATCAGGGCGTTGCCAATAATGGAGATTGTTATTTCGAAGCAGAGCGCTGTGACACAGAGGACTTAATCCGGCACACTAACCGGGAACAACTCTGTGATGCAAAACATTGGCGCCTGCCCTCCGCCAGCGAACTGCGTTCACTGGTGGCTCCAGACGCACAGCCGGGAAGCCCCAGTATCGAAACTGGATACTTCCCCAAAACCCAGCGCGGTGATTACTGGACCAGTGATGGCGACCTCCCCCTCGAAGGCATCTACTCCTATCTAAAAGTCGGTGGCGCATCGGTCAATTTTATAAATGGGCAAACCGTCACAATTCCCTATCGCAATGCAGCTTTCACACGCTTGGTAACCAATCGTTCAAGCATCTGTCACATCGTTCCCCAATAATTCCTGCGCGCCACCAACCTGCCCCCTCCAGGCGGTGGCCTCTCACAAAAAGTCCCAACTTTGCAGAGGAATTTCCGCAATGAGACGATATATAGGCCCCGCTCTCACTATTTCGACATTGTTGCTGGCAGTCGACGTCAGTGCCGCCACCAAACACTACCGCCTTGCCTGGGATGGCGATGCTTCCAGCAGTGCTGTCATCGGTTTTTCTCCAGATGTCAACAGCAGTAATCCCTATGTCAGCTACGGTTACTCCACCAATGAAAGCAGCTGGAACAGCGCATTTGTCAGCAATAGCGAAACATTCGATAGCGGTATCACCAGCCATTTTGTACGCCTGCAAAATTTGAATGCGGATTCTCCTGTTTATTTTCGTGTATGTGACCAAAATGGCTGTGGTGAGCGATTTTGGTTTAGGACAGCTCCAGCAGAAAACGCGCCTTTTGTAGTAATTGCCGGTGGTGATACCCGCACAGGACATACCACTCGTCGCCAGGGAAATACTCTGCTAGCTAAAATACGCCCTCTCGCAGTGATGCATGGCGGCGACTTCACCAATGCCAATAGCGCCTCAGAAATGCGAGAATTCCTCGACGACTGGGAGTTGACTTACTCCAGCGATACGATTGATGGTTATAGCTACAAGCGAATCTACCCATTGATCCCCACTCACGGCAATCACGAAGATGATAATTACTCGACCCTCTGCGAAGTCTTCGGCGTGGATTTTAATGGCGATGGAGACTGTTCGCCCAGCGACACTTATGGTGCCGTGCAGGTGTCACCATTACTGCGTATTTACACCTTAAATAGCCAGTTTCAGAACAGTGGATGGTCCTCTTACGCCAGCGCAATGAATAATTGGCTGTCGAGCGATTTATCCAGCTATGGCAGCGCCGCCAGCTGGCGTCTCGCCCAATATCACAAACCCATGTTCCCCCATTACAGCGGCAAGTCTGACAATCCCACTTTATTTAACTGGTGGGCGCAGCCATTTTACGACTATGCGATGAATCTGGTGGTGGAATCCGATACTCATCTCACCAAAATGACTGAGGCCGTGATACCCAGTGGCAATAACTTTTCTACCACCAACAACGGCGGTACCGTTTACGTGGGGGAAGGGAGTTGGGGTGCTCCAGCCCGTTCAGCTAACGACGCCAAAACCTGGACCATCGACATGGCCAGTATCCAGCAGTTTAAGGTCATCCAGGTGAGTGAAAGTGGACTGGTAGTGCGCACCGCACAGTTCGATAACACTGCAGAAACTCTGACTCGGGAGGCACGTGCCGCCGATCCACTCATCCTGCCAGATAATGTGAATTGGTGGAGCGCCAATCGCCTGGGGGAATCCATGAATTTGATCGCTAATAACGCTGGCCGCAGCGTGATTCAAGAGAGCTCAGATAGTAACGGCAGCTTTTCCCTACCAATAAGCGATGATGTGTTTATCTCCTCCCGTTACGCATCAAGTAATTTTAACCATGACCCCGAAGGACTACTGGCCGATGGGAGTGACCACACCTATGGGACACTCTACACACTGATTAAATTTGATCTAGGCAGTCTTTCCGGCTGCTCCTCTATCAGCTCTGCCACTCTGCAGCTGAATGTCACGAATCGATCAGGTAGCACTTTCGGTATCTACCAGGCCGCCAATAACTGGAGTGAGGAAAACGCCACCTGGAACTCTGTGGGGGGCTCATCGGTACGTGGCAATCTGGCAGAGAGCTTTGTGCCTTTTTATAAGGGTTTAGAAAGTATCGATCTTCTGTCTTCCGGGCTTCTCAATAGTTGGCTTAGCGGTATGAATACTGGGCTTGTTATTGCCGCGCGCAGTGGTATTAACGGTGTAGACTTCACTTCCAAGGAAAGCGGCATGTCACCGGCACTCAAAGTTGAGGCTACTTGTAACAATTTTGCTCTAAAAGCGAAGCCGGCCGCTTCCACTTATCAGGGACTCATACCGCAACGAGTAACGGGTGATATGAGGCCCGACAAACTGTTGCCCACCTTGCCCGGCATCTCCCAATTAAGGGGTCACCAGGTTGAAGTTCCTATCAAACTTATCGAAGAGTCTGCCAAACTGGATCAAAGCCAAGGGATTGCCGCGCACCTTTAAGCGCCCCTCCTTGATCATGGTGGGAGCACCGACCAAACCACTGAACATCAGTCGCAGGTCGGTGCTACTTAGTGCCAGACTCGCTGAAGGATCTTCACTGTGTCGACCTGGATAACCGTGTAAAACTCCATTTTTAACGACCACTAAGTATTTATTTTTGTTGTCCGTCATCTCAATATTTAAGCGGATATCCGCATCCGCCGCCTTCTCCCCATTGAGACGTACCGCCATAGCATCAAATAAAAGTTGTAGAGGCACCCGCGCAACAATTTCTTCCGGCGGGTGCATCTCCTCACGGAACTCAACTCCGTGGCGTAACTCCCTGGCACCACTTAAATAAAAATTGCGCCAAATTCCAGACTCCGCCTGATACCCCAGCTGTTCGAAAGCATCCGCCAATAAATAACGTGCCTCCTGATTTTTTGGCTCAGCAAAAACCAAGTGCTTTAACACCATCGCCACCCAACGGTAATTTCCCTGGGAAAAATCCTGCCGTGCCCGCTTCATTATTTCTTCTTCCCCCCCCATATACTCTACATAGTGAAGCGCGGCTTCTTCCTGAGGGAGTGGGTGTAGATTGGAAGGGTTCCCATCAAAATATCCTAGATAACGGTTGTACACCGCTTTTGCTCCCACATTGACCGTACCGTAATAACCCCGGTTAGCCCAGGTGTGGGAGAGCGCCTCTGGCAATTGTATTTGTTCGGCGATTTCGATCATGTCGTGGCCATGGTTAGCCAGACGTAGAGTCTGATCGTGAATATATTTGTAGAGATCTCGTTGCTTTGCTAGGTAATCCAGCGCCTCACTATTTCCCCAGGTGGGCCAGTGATGGCTACTGAAAACCACCTGGGTATCTCCACCAAATTTTTCCATGGCTCTCTCTATGTAGCGACTCCACGCCAGCGCATCCCGAGTTTTAGCACCGCGAAGCGTATAGATATTATGTAAAGTGTGATTGGCAATCTCACTCATACATAGGGCGTTAAACTGGGGAAAGAAGAAGACCATCTCAGTGGGAGCTTCGGCTCCAGGGGTGCTCATAAAGATGATATCTACACCATCTATTCTCATCTCTGCCCCTTCTTCGGGAATCAGCTGTGTAGGCGTTGCAATACCGTGCTCTCCATCAGACACGCGATTGCCAAGACCCGAGGACACAAATCCATCTGGGCTGGATGGTAACAGGTCCCCAAATTGGTAGAGCGCCCGCCGCTGCATCACATTGCCCGAGCGGACATTCTCGCTGATTGCCTCCTCGGAAAATCCGTCAGGCGCGATAATTTCCACACTCCCTTCGGCTAGCTGTTGCATCGTGAGAACTCCCGCCACACCGGCAAAATGATCCGCATGGCTGTGGGTAAAAATTACAGCGCTAACAGGCCTATTGCCTAACGTCCTATTAGCCAGAGCCAAGCCAGCAGCAGCTGTCTCCATAGAAGTTAGGGGATCGATAACAATCCATCCCGTTTCCCCTTTGATCAAGGTCATATTGGCTAGGTCTAGTGAGCGAACCTGGTAAATCCCTTCAACAACTTCAAACAACCCATTGTTCAAAGCATTAAGTTGAGCCTGCCGCCAAAGACTCGGATTAACTGTATCCTTTGGCGCCCCATCTAGAAATTGCATCTGAGCCAGTCCATAGACCTCCCTTCCCATAGCGTTTGTAACCTGTGCTCCCGGAATCGTGGCAATAAACCCACGTTTGGCTAGCTGGAAATCCAAGTCATTGGAGAAGGGCAGTTGCTTCGCTACAGACAAGTTATGCGCTTTGGTGACCTTACTCGCCGGCTTAACTTTGGTATTCAGTTCCTCAGAATATTTGATCGCTTTTTGTGAATATTCACCACAAGCCATCAATAAAAGACAAAGCACCCCAAAAATAAAATAAATACGCATACAGAATCTCCTTATAAATCATTGCCATAGGCTTAGCCCTAGAATCAGAAAATAGAATCATGGGCCAGCACACCTGAACGCAACAACTCATCTCTGCGTATTGAGGTGGTCTTGTTTAAACTTCCCAAAGAAGCTACTGCTCACATATCATAAAAGCCACTAATATTGAAAAATAGTGTTAGACACCAGGATTTATTTCGCCATTTTCAACAATTAACTATTTAAAGAAGCTAAACAGCCGAATAAATTACATTTAATCTTGAGAAATCATTCACCAAAGACACAGATGATTAGTACTTATAAAATCACGATGGATAAATACGGATAACGTCCAATATCGCCCCAAAAAACCACGCTAGCCAATATTATTTATTTTTCACCCACTGAAAATAAGTACTTTCTCAGCTGCTTGATCCGACAAAGCTCGAAAAAATTACGTCGCCAATATAGGCTATATACCTCTTTAAATTCGTAAGAAAGACCAAATTAAAAAGCTGTAATCTGCATTCCTTATCCTATGGAGATGATTGCAATGCAATTCTATAGAGCTTCACTCGGCACCGCTCTTTTCATCATATTGTCATTATTGGCGTCAAATTCATATTCTGCTGAGGAGGAGGAGGTAGTGACCGATCCCGTCACCCGCCAAGGCCCAAAGGACTTCCAACCTAAACCAAACCAATTCTGGTGGCCCAACCAGCTGGATCTGCGCCCCTTGCGGCAACACTCCCCAAAGTCTAACCCCATGGGAGGAAACTTTAATTATGCCGAGGCGTTTAAAACACTGGATCTCAAAACAGTAAAGAGTGACATTGAAACGCTGTTAAAAACTTCCCAGGAGTGGTGGCCTGCGGATTATGGGCATTATGGCCCCTTTATGATCCGAATGGCCTGGCACAGCGCAGGTACATACCGGGTTAACGACGGACGCGGAGGCGCAGGAGGGGGGCAGCAGCGATTCGACCCTCTGAATAGTTGGCCAGATAATGCCAATCTAGATAAAGCACGGCGTCTGCTGTGGCCTATCAAGCAGAAATACGGAGCCAATCTATCCTGGGCTGACCTAATGGTGCTCACTGGCAACGTTGCTCTTGAATCCATGGGATTTGAGACCTACGGCTTTGCCGGTGGCCGTATAGACGACTGGGAGCCAGATCTGGTTTATTGGGGCCCGGAAACAAAGATGCTGGCCGATGAGCGCTACACCGGTAATCGCCAGTTAGAAAGACCACTGGCGGCCGTTCAGATGGGATTGATTTATGTAAACCCAGAGGGTCCCAACGGCAATCCTGATCCCAAGGCTGCGGCTATCGACATCCGTGAAACCTTCGCCCGCATGGCCATGAACGATGAAGAAACGGTTGCTCTGATAGCTGGTGGCCATACTTTTGGCAAGGCTCATGGCGCGGTAAAAGCTGATTGCTTAGGCCCAGAACCGGCAGCAGCCCCAATTGAGCAACAGGGACTGGGCTGGAAAAACAAGTGTGGTAAGGGTAATGCCGATGACACAATGACCTCTGGGCTTGAAGGGGCTTGGTCGGCCCTTCCTATTAACTGGAGCCAACAATACCTGGATAATTTATTCAAGTTTAACTGGGTAAAAACCAAGAGCCCCGCTGGTGCAGTACAGTGGATCCCCGATGATCAAGCTGCGGCCAACTTGGTGCCAGACGCCTTTGATAAAAACAAGCGGCATGCACCAATCATGTTTACCACCGATTTATCTTTAAAGTTTGATCCCAGTTACCGGGAAATTGCCAAGCGCTTTCAGGAAAATCCTGAGGAATTTAAACACGCTTTCGCCAAGGCATGGTTCAAGCTGACTCACCGCGATATGGGCCCTCAAGCGCGTTATCTGGGTGTGGAAGTTCCCAAAGAGGATCTGATCTGGCAAGACCCAGTACCAAAAGTTGATCACCCTGTAATAGATGACAATGATGTCGGCCAACTTAAAACGAAAATCCTCTCCTCAGGCCTTACCGTGCCTGAGCTAGTAAGAACGGCCTGGGGCTCTGCTTCGACTTTTCGCGGCTCAGATATGCGTGGAGGAGCAAATGGCGCACGTATACGGCTGAATCCCCAGAAACAATGGCCAGTCAATGACCCAGAGGAACTTGCCAAGGTTCTAGCACAGCTAGAAAAAATTCAGCAAGAGTTTAACAGTGCCCAATCTGGGGGTAAGAAAGTCTCTCTCGCCGACCTTATTGTTCTCGGTGGCACTGCTGCTGTTGAGAAAGCAGCTGCGGATGGGGGGCAAAAGATCAGCGTTTCTTTCAAGCCTGGTCGTACCGATGCAAGCCAGCAACAGACTGATGTTAATTCCATCGCCATGCTGGAACCCACAGCCGACGGCTTTCGCAATTATTTCAGCAGTAATAATAGCCGTACACCCACCGAGATGCTGGTGGACCGCGCCAGTCTGTTGACCCTCACTGTACCAGAAATGACGGTTTTGATTGGCGGTATGCGCGCGCTGAACGCCAATACTGATGGATCGAAAAACGGCGTCTTTACCGATAAACCAGGAACACTCACTAACGACTTTTTTGTCAACTTACTAGACATGTCCACAGTATGGAAAAAATCCGATAAAGCAGAGGGGGTTTATGAGGGTAGCGACCGCAAAACCGGTAAGGTGAAGTGGACGGCAACCCCTGTGGATCTAATCTTTGGCTCTAACTCTGAGCTCAGGGCAGTCGCTGAGGTCTATGCCTTCAATAACTCTCAGCAGAAATTCGTGCAGGACTTTTCTAAGGCCTGGACTAAGGTAATGAATCTGGATCGTTTTGACACTGCTAGTCAGTAAATAGTTCTTACGATAATTACCTCAAGGTAAACCAGCATATCTGCCGGTTTACCTTGCCTCTTAAATCCTCATCAAACTTTAATCCAAGTTTGCAAAAAGTATTTCTCCTTCAATAAATTTCAAATGATGTGATGATATAACTCTGACATCCTTATAGCCGACTGCAGATAATTTATTTGCCAATCTTTTTGCCCGTGTGCCACTTTTGCAGTAGACCAATACCATCTCGTCAAGACCTATTGTTAAATGCTCTCTCATTTCATCGAAATCACCTAGAGGGACATTAATTGCACCGTTTACATGCCCAGCCTCAAACTCCCCCACTGTCCGCGCATCAACTAGAGTCAATAGGGATTGGTCCTGCATATAAGCAGATAGTAGTTCTGCTTCAACTCCCACCATTTCGCCACTTTCATCCTGGGACGGCATCTCTTTTTCAGTTCCAACACCGGCACACCCCAAAAAACTTATCAATGCAGCTAATACAATAAATCTACCACCAATTCTATTCAACATAATTCACCCTAACCCAATATATTCCTGAACAGATCCACCAAAAATCACTTAGTAGATTATTTGCACTCTCAATTTCCTCAAACAACATAATCCATGAGAAAGAAAGTAAACAAAAAATATCAATCACCAAAAATGATTGAACACCACATGAGACAAATAGAGATGTTCTTGAGATGATTGGAAACTTGGTACAAAAAACGTAAAAGGGATAAGAACGATATCAGTACTTCACTAATCAAACCCCAAGCTTTATTTGCCTGGGGGCCTGATATGCAGAAACCAATATAACTAAAAATTAGCTGTCTTTGCGTAAATGTCGATCAAAGAAATCTCTGATCATTGTGTACTGGTGAATCCGAGTTTGTTTACCGCGCAAACTATGCTTCTTGCCAGGGTAGGTCATCAATTCAAACTGCTGGCCATTATCCTGCAGCTGTTTGATCAGTCGGGTGGTGTTAGTAAACAAGACATTATCATCCGCCATACCGTGATAAATCAACAGGGAGCCCTTAAGTCCCTCAGTGTACGGAAAAACTGATGAAGCCTGATAGGCATCCGCATCGGTCTCGGGTTTCCCCATATAACGCTCAGTATAATGGGTATCATAAAGGGACCAATC
The DNA window shown above is from Microbulbifer variabilis and carries:
- a CDS encoding alkyl/aryl-sulfatase, which produces MRIYFIFGVLCLLLMACGEYSQKAIKYSEELNTKVKPASKVTKAHNLSVAKQLPFSNDLDFQLAKRGFIATIPGAQVTNAMGREVYGLAQMQFLDGAPKDTVNPSLWRQAQLNALNNGLFEVVEGIYQVRSLDLANMTLIKGETGWIVIDPLTSMETAAAGLALANRTLGNRPVSAVIFTHSHADHFAGVAGVLTMQQLAEGSVEIIAPDGFSEEAISENVRSGNVMQRRALYQFGDLLPSSPDGFVSSGLGNRVSDGEHGIATPTQLIPEEGAEMRIDGVDIIFMSTPGAEAPTEMVFFFPQFNALCMSEIANHTLHNIYTLRGAKTRDALAWSRYIERAMEKFGGDTQVVFSSHHWPTWGNSEALDYLAKQRDLYKYIHDQTLRLANHGHDMIEIAEQIQLPEALSHTWANRGYYGTVNVGAKAVYNRYLGYFDGNPSNLHPLPQEEAALHYVEYMGGEEEIMKRARQDFSQGNYRWVAMVLKHLVFAEPKNQEARYLLADAFEQLGYQAESGIWRNFYLSGARELRHGVEFREEMHPPEEIVARVPLQLLFDAMAVRLNGEKAADADIRLNIEMTDNKNKYLVVVKNGVLHGYPGRHSEDPSASLALSSTDLRLMFSGLVGAPTMIKEGRLKVRGNPLALIQFGRLFDKFDRNFNLVTP
- a CDS encoding rhodanese-like domain-containing protein, coding for MLNRIGGRFIVLAALISFLGCAGVGTEKEMPSQDESGEMVGVEAELLSAYMQDQSLLTLVDARTVGEFEAGHVNGAINVPLGDFDEMREHLTIGLDEMVLVYCKSGTRAKRLANKLSAVGYKDVRVISSHHLKFIEGEILFANLD
- a CDS encoding DNRLRE domain-containing protein, coding for MRRYIGPALTISTLLLAVDVSAATKHYRLAWDGDASSSAVIGFSPDVNSSNPYVSYGYSTNESSWNSAFVSNSETFDSGITSHFVRLQNLNADSPVYFRVCDQNGCGERFWFRTAPAENAPFVVIAGGDTRTGHTTRRQGNTLLAKIRPLAVMHGGDFTNANSASEMREFLDDWELTYSSDTIDGYSYKRIYPLIPTHGNHEDDNYSTLCEVFGVDFNGDGDCSPSDTYGAVQVSPLLRIYTLNSQFQNSGWSSYASAMNNWLSSDLSSYGSAASWRLAQYHKPMFPHYSGKSDNPTLFNWWAQPFYDYAMNLVVESDTHLTKMTEAVIPSGNNFSTTNNGGTVYVGEGSWGAPARSANDAKTWTIDMASIQQFKVIQVSESGLVVRTAQFDNTAETLTREARAADPLILPDNVNWWSANRLGESMNLIANNAGRSVIQESSDSNGSFSLPISDDVFISSRYASSNFNHDPEGLLADGSDHTYGTLYTLIKFDLGSLSGCSSISSATLQLNVTNRSGSTFGIYQAANNWSEENATWNSVGGSSVRGNLAESFVPFYKGLESIDLLSSGLLNSWLSGMNTGLVIAARSGINGVDFTSKESGMSPALKVEATCNNFALKAKPAASTYQGLIPQRVTGDMRPDKLLPTLPGISQLRGHQVEVPIKLIEESAKLDQSQGIAAHL
- a CDS encoding DUF1566 domain-containing protein codes for the protein MITRLFLIFILPACLIGAAVIHTPQAPKPQQYHLLKVSAEGKVMDTWEGPWSCVCDSRSGLLWEVKTDSEDIHDGRWTYSRLLNNQGVANNGDCYFEAERCDTEDLIRHTNREQLCDAKHWRLPSASELRSLVAPDAQPGSPSIETGYFPKTQRGDYWTSDGDLPLEGIYSYLKVGGASVNFINGQTVTIPYRNAAFTRLVTNRSSICHIVPQ
- the katG gene encoding catalase/peroxidase HPI, which produces MQFYRASLGTALFIILSLLASNSYSAEEEEVVTDPVTRQGPKDFQPKPNQFWWPNQLDLRPLRQHSPKSNPMGGNFNYAEAFKTLDLKTVKSDIETLLKTSQEWWPADYGHYGPFMIRMAWHSAGTYRVNDGRGGAGGGQQRFDPLNSWPDNANLDKARRLLWPIKQKYGANLSWADLMVLTGNVALESMGFETYGFAGGRIDDWEPDLVYWGPETKMLADERYTGNRQLERPLAAVQMGLIYVNPEGPNGNPDPKAAAIDIRETFARMAMNDEETVALIAGGHTFGKAHGAVKADCLGPEPAAAPIEQQGLGWKNKCGKGNADDTMTSGLEGAWSALPINWSQQYLDNLFKFNWVKTKSPAGAVQWIPDDQAAANLVPDAFDKNKRHAPIMFTTDLSLKFDPSYREIAKRFQENPEEFKHAFAKAWFKLTHRDMGPQARYLGVEVPKEDLIWQDPVPKVDHPVIDDNDVGQLKTKILSSGLTVPELVRTAWGSASTFRGSDMRGGANGARIRLNPQKQWPVNDPEELAKVLAQLEKIQQEFNSAQSGGKKVSLADLIVLGGTAAVEKAAADGGQKISVSFKPGRTDASQQQTDVNSIAMLEPTADGFRNYFSSNNSRTPTEMLVDRASLLTLTVPEMTVLIGGMRALNANTDGSKNGVFTDKPGTLTNDFFVNLLDMSTVWKKSDKAEGVYEGSDRKTGKVKWTATPVDLIFGSNSELRAVAEVYAFNNSQQKFVQDFSKAWTKVMNLDRFDTASQ